From Cognatishimia activa, one genomic window encodes:
- a CDS encoding ABC transporter permease — translation MTDQTQQKPTRALPKFLTSRYASFEFIAGALLTGVLTLLVIFSGVIYPDGGTKVDLLARLTAPFLSSDHPLGTDPLGRDILERIIHGGRVSLLVGLLSAIGSVVLGTVIGLFAGYYRGFLDAFVMRFADVQLALPFILMAITVIAIVGPGIDRIIILMIVSQWVQYARLVRGSVLSLREREFVQAARSYGLPDVKIIFSHILPNAMGPLIILLTLNVANNILLESSLTFLGLGADPQTPSWGGMLSEGRSYIQTAWWVTVFPGIAIMLTVLGLNLLGDWLRDELDPLGRTR, via the coding sequence ATGACTGATCAAACACAACAAAAACCCACGCGCGCATTGCCGAAATTCCTGACGAGTCGCTATGCATCATTTGAGTTTATCGCCGGTGCCTTGCTTACTGGTGTACTGACTCTGTTGGTTATTTTTTCAGGGGTCATCTATCCAGACGGCGGCACCAAAGTTGACCTGCTCGCACGTCTGACAGCGCCCTTTCTCTCTTCAGATCATCCTTTGGGCACTGACCCGTTAGGTCGCGATATCTTGGAGCGGATTATCCACGGCGGCCGTGTATCGCTGCTCGTTGGCCTCCTGTCCGCGATTGGCTCCGTAGTGCTTGGAACCGTAATCGGTCTCTTTGCGGGCTACTATCGAGGGTTTCTTGACGCCTTTGTTATGCGATTTGCAGACGTTCAATTGGCCTTGCCTTTCATCCTCATGGCCATCACGGTCATCGCGATTGTCGGGCCCGGAATTGATCGGATCATCATCCTGATGATCGTATCACAATGGGTGCAATATGCGCGGCTGGTCCGGGGGTCTGTACTAAGCCTGAGAGAACGCGAATTTGTTCAAGCTGCGCGTAGCTATGGATTGCCTGATGTGAAAATCATCTTCTCGCATATTTTGCCCAATGCCATGGGGCCATTGATCATCCTTCTGACTCTCAACGTGGCCAATAATATTCTGCTGGAAAGCAGTTTGACATTCCTCGGTCTTGGCGCCGATCCGCAGACCCCAAGCTGGGGAGGTATGTTGTCCGAGGGCCGCAGCTACATTCAAACCGCATGGTGGGTCACGGTATTCCCCGGCATCGCAATCATGCTGACTGTCCTAGGTCTGAACCTGCTGGGAGATTGGCTCAGAGACGAGTTGGACCCATTGGGCCGAACCCGCTAA
- a CDS encoding ROK family transcriptional regulator: protein MQYPHTRQAKSERGTSVLRQQNREMIASIILQNAPITRGTISELTGLTGAAVSRITRELIDSGLIAEGDAIATPKRVGRREFELVVNPEGAYFLGISITANRRNVCLADATGRILEIADCSDLSFADPQNFLDELSARTLALVDSNDLDKSRLLGAGVSMAMSSGIADGDTVQTVDSRPLGWTNVPVQSMLTDKLQMPVVVEHRASALLRGEIRAGHRNGSVYLVNAALGFGSSAYFNGQFFVSGDPGFGSISNFVVEPSDHGGASKRLEDAASGLAVIRKLYGEVSVPADALRQAISEANSGDINAKSAFNDAGRALGTALLAVATLMAPQTIVLAGEVGRQNDFHSGVEEVLKALPEIELARSDISSEDSALSVAMHNLLAKVGAI from the coding sequence GTGCAGTACCCCCATACCCGACAGGCGAAATCAGAACGTGGCACCTCTGTACTCCGTCAGCAAAATCGGGAAATGATCGCAAGTATTATCCTTCAAAATGCGCCCATTACCCGCGGTACGATCAGCGAATTAACGGGGCTCACTGGAGCGGCGGTCTCACGCATCACCAGAGAACTGATAGATAGTGGCTTGATCGCAGAAGGTGACGCAATTGCGACTCCAAAACGCGTTGGGCGCAGAGAGTTCGAACTCGTCGTCAACCCCGAAGGGGCCTACTTTCTTGGGATATCAATCACTGCGAACCGTCGAAATGTTTGCCTGGCGGATGCAACAGGTCGCATCCTAGAAATCGCTGACTGCAGTGATTTGTCTTTTGCTGATCCACAAAATTTCCTTGATGAACTTTCTGCGCGAACTCTAGCCCTTGTGGATAGCAATGATCTCGACAAGAGCCGATTGCTGGGGGCCGGCGTATCAATGGCGATGTCATCAGGCATAGCCGATGGCGACACGGTACAAACCGTCGATTCCAGGCCGTTGGGTTGGACCAATGTTCCTGTCCAGTCGATGTTAACGGACAAGTTGCAAATGCCTGTGGTCGTCGAGCATCGCGCCAGTGCATTGCTTCGAGGTGAAATTCGCGCAGGGCATCGCAATGGCAGCGTATATCTCGTAAACGCAGCGCTTGGTTTCGGATCTTCTGCCTATTTCAATGGACAGTTCTTCGTTTCGGGTGATCCTGGCTTCGGTTCAATTTCAAACTTTGTAGTGGAGCCTTCTGACCATGGCGGGGCCAGCAAACGCCTCGAAGACGCAGCATCAGGCTTAGCTGTCATCAGGAAGCTGTACGGTGAAGTCTCTGTCCCAGCGGATGCTCTCAGGCAAGCAATTTCTGAAGCAAATTCTGGCGATATCAACGCGAAATCTGCATTCAATGATGCGGGTCGCGCGTTGGGAACAGCGCTCCTTGCAGTGGCGACGCTCATGGCTCCGCAAACGATTGTATTGGCAGGGGAGGTTGGGCGTCAGAACGATTTTCACTCAGGTGTAGAAGAGGTTTTGAAAGCCCTGCCAGAGATTGAGTTGGCGCGTAGTGATATCAGTTCGGAGGACTCTGCACTTAGCGTGGCAATGCATAATCTGCTAGCAAAGGTTGGAGCGATTTGA
- a CDS encoding ABC transporter ATP-binding protein, with product MTEAILSIRNVTVEIPTRHGIFKPVQNVSYDIVPGEIRGVVGESGAGKSMTGNAVIGLLDEPAHISQGEIWLKGKRIDNLSAEEKRKIRGKEISMIFQDPLTSLNPLFTIGEQLVETIQLHLDLGAAAAKERAIELLEAVSIPNPHDRFDQYPHQFSGGMRQRVVIALALCSEPSVIIADEPTTALDVSIQAQVLELIKKLARERQIGVILVTHDMGVIADTTEQVTVMYAGEVVENGTTDQVLGAPEHPYTKSLIAAVPRPHKKIHRFPQVSYGGRETVFKIEDLARNWQHSDASKSGKMLEVKGLTKRFVEKASVIPSRTKYFTAVDNVSFDIKDGEVFGIVGESGSGKSTVARMIATLYDTDGGEIIFDGDEVTSMDAQQLATYRKQIQMIFQDPFSSLNPRMKVGDIVAEPLIHHKILPKGQTDARVQELLDKVGLARGSDRKYPHEFSGGQRQRISIARAIATQPRFLICDEPTSALDVSIQAQILNILKDLQEHLGLTMLFISHDLPVVRQMCDRVAVMKQGQMIEVNDAETIFTAPEHPYTAELLKLMPHLSQLQD from the coding sequence ATGACAGAAGCCATTCTCTCAATCCGCAATGTGACCGTCGAAATTCCGACCCGTCACGGTATTTTCAAACCTGTTCAGAACGTCAGCTACGACATCGTCCCCGGGGAAATCCGGGGCGTCGTGGGCGAAAGTGGCGCTGGCAAATCCATGACCGGCAACGCTGTGATTGGCCTGCTGGACGAACCTGCGCATATCTCGCAGGGGGAAATCTGGCTGAAGGGCAAGCGCATCGACAATCTGTCGGCAGAGGAAAAGCGCAAGATCCGCGGCAAGGAAATCAGCATGATCTTCCAAGATCCGCTGACCTCCCTCAATCCGCTGTTCACCATCGGTGAACAGCTGGTGGAGACCATTCAATTGCATCTCGACCTTGGGGCAGCTGCTGCCAAGGAACGGGCGATTGAACTGCTGGAAGCCGTTTCCATCCCCAACCCGCATGATCGCTTTGATCAATATCCTCACCAGTTCTCTGGCGGGATGCGGCAACGGGTTGTGATTGCGCTGGCGCTTTGTTCAGAGCCCTCTGTGATCATTGCGGACGAACCGACCACAGCGCTCGATGTCTCCATTCAGGCGCAGGTACTGGAGCTGATCAAAAAGCTCGCGCGGGAACGTCAGATTGGCGTCATTCTCGTGACCCACGACATGGGCGTGATTGCCGATACTACGGAACAGGTGACAGTGATGTACGCCGGTGAAGTGGTCGAAAATGGCACCACCGATCAGGTTTTGGGCGCACCAGAGCACCCTTACACTAAGTCTTTGATTGCGGCGGTTCCCCGTCCGCACAAGAAAATTCACCGTTTCCCGCAAGTCAGCTATGGCGGGCGTGAGACGGTGTTTAAAATCGAAGACCTTGCGCGTAACTGGCAACACTCAGATGCCAGTAAATCCGGTAAGATGCTAGAGGTCAAAGGCCTGACCAAACGCTTTGTGGAAAAGGCCTCTGTGATCCCTTCGCGCACCAAATACTTCACGGCCGTTGATAATGTCAGCTTCGATATTAAAGACGGTGAAGTCTTTGGCATCGTAGGGGAAAGTGGCTCAGGTAAATCCACCGTCGCACGTATGATCGCAACGCTCTACGATACCGACGGCGGCGAGATCATCTTTGACGGGGATGAAGTCACCTCGATGGATGCTCAGCAACTGGCGACCTACCGCAAACAGATTCAGATGATCTTCCAGGATCCATTCTCGAGTCTGAACCCGCGCATGAAAGTCGGCGATATCGTTGCGGAACCGCTGATCCACCACAAGATTCTTCCCAAAGGCCAAACCGACGCCCGCGTGCAGGAACTCTTGGACAAGGTGGGGCTGGCGCGCGGCTCTGATCGCAAATACCCGCATGAGTTCTCAGGCGGTCAACGGCAGCGGATTTCCATCGCGCGCGCCATTGCGACCCAACCGCGTTTCTTGATCTGCGACGAACCAACCAGTGCGCTGGACGTGTCCATTCAGGCGCAAATCCTCAACATCCTGAAAGATCTGCAAGAGCACCTTGGTTTGACGATGCTATTCATCAGCCACGACCTGCCGGTGGTGCGCCAGATGTGTGATCGGGTTGCGGTGATGAAACAGGGTCAGATGATCGAGGTGAATGACGCTGAAACCATATTCACGGCGCCAGAACACCCCTACACGGCGGAACTTCTGAAGCTGATGCCGCATCTGTCTCAGTTGCAGGACTGA
- a CDS encoding LysR substrate-binding domain-containing protein, with the protein MKHRQIEAFRGVMQSGTTAQAANLMSVTQPAVSRLIADLEISLDFKLFERTKGRLHPTPEALRFYNGVERFYIGMDELDSAARQIREQRPSDLKICVTPALSTSVLPLAVKKFRESHPSVAFQIETASFNQIALKLQTHQATLGISHAFPDLPGILQEPLAEAAHVCAMHETHPLAKREVIRVEDLENENVLRILPAQQVNWDDTHNVLDGANIQYRSDIGIQSSHTGYSMIAENLAVGVIEPFGAGPWQANGVIARPFEPCIEYSYIVATPEGLPPSEHLAAFVRTLKGVTAEFLHGLGNAET; encoded by the coding sequence TTGAAACACCGACAAATCGAAGCCTTTCGTGGCGTCATGCAATCAGGCACCACGGCGCAAGCAGCAAACCTGATGTCGGTGACCCAGCCTGCTGTGAGTCGCTTGATTGCTGATCTCGAAATTTCCCTTGATTTCAAACTGTTTGAGCGCACCAAGGGCAGGCTGCATCCAACACCTGAGGCGCTTCGTTTTTATAATGGGGTGGAACGGTTCTACATCGGCATGGATGAACTCGACAGCGCTGCCAGACAAATCCGAGAGCAACGACCAAGCGACCTGAAAATCTGCGTAACGCCAGCTTTGTCGACGAGTGTGCTACCTCTTGCTGTAAAGAAGTTTCGCGAATCTCACCCCTCAGTCGCTTTCCAGATCGAAACCGCATCTTTCAACCAAATCGCACTTAAGCTGCAGACTCACCAAGCTACGCTTGGGATTTCGCATGCCTTTCCTGACTTGCCGGGAATACTTCAAGAGCCACTGGCTGAGGCTGCGCATGTCTGCGCCATGCACGAAACTCACCCCTTGGCAAAACGTGAGGTAATACGAGTAGAGGATCTGGAAAACGAAAACGTGCTGCGAATATTGCCTGCACAACAAGTCAATTGGGACGATACCCACAATGTTCTCGATGGCGCGAATATCCAGTATCGCTCAGACATTGGCATTCAGAGCTCCCATACGGGATACTCCATGATCGCTGAGAATTTAGCGGTTGGTGTGATTGAACCATTTGGTGCGGGGCCCTGGCAGGCAAATGGCGTCATTGCTCGCCCGTTTGAGCCATGTATCGAATATTCCTACATAGTTGCGACACCTGAGGGCTTGCCGCCATCGGAGCACCTGGCTGCATTTGTGCGTACTCTGAAGGGCGTTACCGCTGAGTTCTTGCACGGCTTGGGTAATGCAGAAACGTGA
- a CDS encoding pyroglutamyl-peptidase I, with product MAHLPKILVAGYGPWAKAENNPAAQTVEELRKRDWRHCDVSFHVLPVRSDSLASKVNALLEDHRPDAWIGIGVSDAGIIQPEMVGINWRHFGVPDVAGATFDKTPILTGGPDAYNATLPNAKLVDAVIRAGIPAALSFHAGTHLCNQMLYTAAHLISQRGMSTLQGFIHVPQTPGNIAMTERREAQVPSMSLPMITEAIAICIDTLTEELTTQQPLSA from the coding sequence ATGGCGCATCTGCCGAAAATTCTGGTGGCGGGATATGGTCCCTGGGCGAAAGCGGAAAACAACCCGGCTGCTCAGACTGTAGAGGAACTGCGCAAGCGCGATTGGCGGCATTGTGACGTCAGTTTTCACGTACTCCCCGTACGTAGCGACAGTCTGGCAAGCAAAGTGAATGCACTGCTGGAAGATCATCGTCCAGATGCCTGGATCGGGATTGGCGTTTCTGACGCTGGGATCATTCAGCCAGAGATGGTCGGCATCAATTGGCGGCACTTCGGCGTCCCGGATGTGGCTGGTGCAACCTTTGACAAAACACCAATTCTCACAGGCGGGCCTGATGCCTACAATGCTACGCTTCCCAATGCCAAATTGGTCGATGCGGTGATCAGAGCCGGTATCCCCGCCGCCCTCTCCTTTCATGCGGGCACGCATCTCTGTAATCAGATGCTCTACACCGCAGCGCACCTGATCAGTCAGCGTGGCATGTCCACACTACAGGGCTTCATCCATGTGCCTCAGACCCCTGGCAACATCGCGATGACCGAGCGCCGCGAGGCACAGGTGCCCTCCATGAGTCTGCCGATGATTACCGAAGCTATCGCGATTTGCATCGACACTCTCACCGAAGAACTCACCACCCAGCAACCTCTTTCCGCATAA
- a CDS encoding ABC transporter ATP-binding protein has translation MSDSTPNTSPLLSVRDLTVEFGYGDFAVRAVDGVSFDLEHNKTLAIVGESGSGKSISSLAILGLLRHIGGRVPKGELLFQSEILGRRVDLAQLSERELRKIRGNEIAMIFQEPMTSLNPVFTIGGQMGETLAVHQNLNKREARKKALEFLDLVRLPNAARLLDSYPHQLSGGMRQRVMIAMALCCQPKILVADEPTTALDVTIQAQILHIIRELQAEMGTSVIFISHDMGVVSEMADNVLVMKASKFVETGSVRTVLGAPKEAYTQALLAAVPRIGSMTGTTQPKLFDIPGQTQIQTKAPAKAVDRSQPVLEIEDLTTRYDVRGGLLNRVTHRVHAAEKISFNIYPGETLALVGESGSGKSTVGKTIQQLVEPVSGAMRYHGQDVFSLPPEQRKAFRQQTQYVFQDPYGSMNPRKTIGESLIEPAKVHGLVSSQEEAEAKIADLLTKVELPTSHASRYPHQFSGGQRQRLCIARALACDPSLIIADEAVSALDVSVQAQVVNLLMQLQADQGLSYLFITHDMAVVERISHRVAVMYLGQIVEIGSRQQIFENPQHPYTKRLLSAVPVLNPGHRPTRPPLEGEIPSAMRPVGDEPTLVDLLPVEDGHFYAAQSAEELGALLQ, from the coding sequence ATGTCTGACAGCACCCCCAACACCTCCCCACTGCTTTCCGTGCGCGATCTCACGGTCGAATTCGGCTACGGAGATTTTGCGGTACGCGCTGTCGATGGCGTCTCCTTTGACCTTGAGCATAATAAAACCTTAGCCATTGTCGGGGAATCCGGCTCTGGCAAATCGATCTCTTCCTTGGCGATTTTGGGTTTGCTGCGGCACATCGGTGGCCGTGTTCCAAAGGGAGAGTTGCTGTTTCAAAGTGAAATCCTGGGTCGGCGTGTTGATCTTGCGCAACTGTCTGAACGTGAGCTTCGAAAAATCCGTGGCAATGAAATCGCGATGATCTTTCAGGAACCAATGACCTCGTTGAACCCCGTGTTCACCATTGGCGGGCAAATGGGGGAAACGCTCGCGGTCCATCAGAACTTAAACAAGCGCGAGGCTCGCAAGAAAGCGCTGGAGTTTCTTGACCTGGTGCGCCTGCCAAATGCAGCGCGTCTGCTTGACAGCTACCCGCATCAACTATCCGGCGGGATGCGCCAACGCGTGATGATCGCGATGGCACTCTGTTGTCAGCCGAAAATCCTTGTTGCAGATGAACCCACGACGGCGCTCGACGTGACCATTCAGGCGCAAATCCTGCACATCATTCGCGAGTTGCAGGCGGAAATGGGCACCTCGGTGATCTTCATCAGCCATGATATGGGTGTGGTCTCTGAGATGGCTGATAATGTCTTGGTGATGAAGGCCAGCAAGTTTGTCGAAACGGGCTCTGTCAGAACCGTTTTGGGAGCGCCAAAAGAGGCCTATACGCAGGCGCTTCTTGCCGCAGTTCCCCGCATCGGCAGCATGACCGGCACCACCCAACCGAAACTCTTTGATATTCCGGGACAGACACAAATCCAGACAAAGGCACCTGCCAAAGCTGTCGACCGCAGCCAGCCTGTTCTTGAAATCGAAGATCTCACCACACGCTATGATGTGCGTGGCGGTCTCTTGAACCGGGTCACACATCGCGTGCATGCGGCAGAGAAGATTTCCTTCAACATCTACCCCGGTGAAACACTTGCCTTGGTGGGGGAATCCGGCAGCGGCAAGTCCACGGTCGGCAAAACCATTCAGCAACTTGTAGAGCCTGTTTCTGGCGCGATGCGCTACCACGGCCAGGATGTTTTTTCACTTCCGCCTGAGCAGCGTAAGGCCTTCCGCCAACAGACCCAGTATGTCTTCCAAGACCCATACGGTTCCATGAACCCGCGCAAGACAATTGGTGAAAGCTTGATTGAACCTGCAAAGGTCCACGGGTTGGTGTCGTCACAGGAAGAAGCTGAGGCAAAGATCGCGGACCTGCTCACAAAGGTTGAGCTGCCGACCAGCCATGCCAGCCGATACCCGCATCAGTTTTCAGGTGGTCAAAGACAACGTCTCTGCATCGCCCGTGCTCTGGCATGCGATCCAAGCCTGATCATTGCAGATGAGGCAGTCTCTGCACTGGACGTTTCCGTGCAGGCGCAGGTTGTGAATCTCCTGATGCAGCTCCAAGCTGACCAAGGGCTTTCTTATCTCTTCATCACTCATGACATGGCCGTCGTGGAGCGCATCAGCCATCGTGTTGCCGTGATGTACCTCGGCCAGATTGTTGAAATCGGCAGCCGCCAGCAAATCTTTGAGAACCCGCAACACCCTTATACTAAACGACTTTTGTCTGCCGTGCCCGTTCTCAATCCGGGGCATCGCCCAACCAGACCACCACTCGAAGGGGAAATCCCTAGCGCGATGCGGCCTGTTGGAGATGAACCAACTCTGGTCGACCTACTGCCTGTTGAAGATGGTCATTTCTACGCAGCGCAGTCTGCAGAAGAGCTCGGCGCATTACTGCAATAG
- a CDS encoding ABC transporter permease produces the protein MPVFRFILQRVFQAILVTLAVTLFVAFAIRLTGDPAIMMTAESSNVTEEDLAQIREALGLNRPFFVQYFEFITSLLSGDLGESFFRGSIRDLIGIAMPATLILAVASLGISILISIPLGIHSALHKGGLSDQIIRVLSLVGLSFPNFWLGIMFVLLLSITFPILPASGFESWSALILPALTIGIILTATNVRLVRTQMLETLSAQYIMVARAKGMNEGVVIYKHALRNAAIAIVTFLGLQFGNLIGGLVVVELVFNWPGMGTLSIEAIAQRDYPLLQATVSLLAIMIVAVNLAVDLVYGLIDPRIRVA, from the coding sequence ATGCCAGTATTTCGTTTTATCTTACAACGTGTCTTCCAAGCGATCCTAGTGACGCTTGCTGTGACCCTCTTTGTTGCATTCGCCATTCGCTTAACGGGCGATCCGGCGATCATGATGACCGCTGAATCCAGTAACGTTACAGAAGAAGACCTTGCCCAAATTCGCGAGGCATTAGGTCTGAACCGACCGTTCTTCGTCCAGTATTTTGAGTTCATAACCAGCCTTCTCTCAGGTGATCTGGGAGAGTCTTTCTTCCGCGGTTCAATCCGTGATCTGATTGGCATCGCCATGCCCGCAACCTTGATACTGGCGGTGGCATCGCTAGGTATATCTATCCTGATATCCATTCCCCTGGGCATCCATTCAGCGCTGCACAAGGGCGGGCTATCTGATCAAATCATCCGCGTTCTGTCCCTTGTTGGATTATCCTTTCCGAACTTCTGGCTTGGCATCATGTTTGTGCTGCTTTTGTCTATCACGTTCCCCATCCTACCAGCCTCAGGCTTTGAAAGCTGGTCCGCATTGATCCTGCCTGCGCTGACAATTGGTATTATTTTGACCGCCACCAATGTGCGCCTGGTGCGCACCCAGATGCTGGAAACACTCTCGGCTCAATACATCATGGTGGCCCGTGCCAAAGGGATGAATGAAGGTGTCGTGATCTACAAACACGCCCTGCGCAACGCCGCAATTGCGATCGTGACCTTCCTTGGCCTTCAATTCGGCAATCTCATTGGCGGCCTCGTGGTGGTAGAGCTAGTGTTCAACTGGCCCGGCATGGGCACGCTGTCAATTGAGGCCATAGCGCAGCGCGACTATCCGCTCTTGCAGGCAACCGTCTCTCTTTTGGCGATCATGATTGTCGCCGTAAACCTCGCTGTTGATCTGGTTTATGGCCTGATCGACCCTCGCATCCGGGTGGCTTAA
- a CDS encoding ABC transporter substrate-binding protein: MSFISRYLTPKNAVRSTLLASCLTLAAPITAFAETTLNVAQGRDPQNLDPIDTFRLAWGSIASNVFDGLVFRGEDLQLQPGLATNWEFLDNETRIRFSLREGVEFHNGEPFNADAVKYTFDRLLGEEGAKGPQRGNYTSIREVVVVDEYTVDFMMERPDPVLITKLAGYGAMIVPPKYIEEVGEDAFDMKPVGTGPFKVAEYTPTIGVKLEKSDTYWNGEAKVDNVNIRFIPEDATRMAELLSGGIDISLNIPTPSVETIKQSDVVDLVNVDGPSVVITRFNTERGITTDPRVRKAISMAVDRETIIQALLGGLASPISSAQGEKSFGNDSSLKPYPYDPEAAKRLLKEAGVAAGTEITLDIPSSNDTFREIAQVIAAYLEQVGLKLNVRTHETSVFFNEIVTNGKSGEMFYFGWGGWTFDFDNTAYLLYHTGERNNPYIDDAKLNALLDEERATYNTDVRRDALQKVAAYAHEHALDLPLYNLSTLYGVNKRVEGFVPAPDDRARYMDVTLK; the protein is encoded by the coding sequence ATGTCTTTTATCTCTCGATATCTCACACCCAAAAACGCGGTCCGTTCGACCCTTTTGGCGTCCTGCCTCACCTTGGCAGCACCCATCACCGCTTTTGCCGAAACCACCTTGAATGTGGCGCAGGGCCGAGATCCACAAAATCTTGATCCGATCGATACCTTCCGACTGGCATGGGGCTCGATCGCGAGCAACGTCTTTGACGGTCTGGTATTCCGTGGCGAAGATCTACAGCTGCAGCCAGGTTTGGCAACGAACTGGGAATTCCTGGACAATGAAACACGTATTCGTTTCAGCCTGCGCGAAGGCGTTGAGTTTCATAACGGCGAACCGTTCAATGCGGATGCTGTAAAATACACCTTTGACCGCCTCCTCGGCGAAGAAGGTGCCAAGGGTCCGCAGCGTGGCAACTACACGTCTATCCGTGAAGTGGTTGTGGTCGATGAATACACTGTTGATTTCATGATGGAACGCCCTGATCCCGTTCTGATCACCAAACTGGCTGGCTACGGTGCGATGATCGTACCACCAAAGTATATTGAAGAAGTCGGCGAAGATGCCTTTGATATGAAACCAGTAGGGACTGGCCCTTTCAAAGTCGCCGAATATACGCCGACAATCGGCGTGAAACTTGAGAAGTCTGATACCTACTGGAATGGCGAAGCGAAGGTCGACAACGTCAACATTCGCTTCATCCCAGAAGATGCAACCCGCATGGCAGAGCTGCTGTCCGGTGGTATCGACATCTCGCTGAACATTCCAACACCTTCGGTAGAGACCATCAAACAAAGCGACGTCGTTGATCTTGTGAACGTGGATGGGCCTTCTGTTGTTATCACCCGGTTCAACACCGAGCGCGGCATCACCACAGACCCACGCGTCCGTAAAGCAATCTCCATGGCAGTTGATCGGGAGACCATCATTCAAGCGCTACTTGGCGGTCTGGCGAGCCCAATTTCCAGTGCGCAGGGCGAGAAATCATTCGGCAACGACAGCTCGCTCAAGCCCTATCCCTACGATCCGGAAGCCGCAAAGCGCCTCTTGAAGGAGGCAGGCGTTGCTGCGGGCACTGAAATCACACTGGATATTCCAAGCAGCAACGACACATTCCGCGAAATTGCCCAGGTGATTGCCGCCTATCTTGAGCAAGTTGGGCTGAAATTAAATGTGCGCACCCATGAGACCAGCGTTTTCTTCAATGAGATCGTCACCAACGGCAAATCCGGAGAAATGTTCTATTTCGGCTGGGGCGGTTGGACCTTTGACTTCGATAACACCGCATATCTGCTCTATCACACCGGTGAGCGTAACAATCCTTACATCGATGATGCAAAACTGAACGCTCTGCTCGACGAAGAGCGCGCGACATACAACACCGATGTCCGTCGTGATGCGCTGCAGAAAGTGGCTGCCTATGCGCACGAACATGCGCTCGACCTGCCGCTGTACAACCTGTCGACTCTCTATGGCGTCAATAAACGTGTTGAAGGCTTTGTTCCGGCACCGGACGACCGAGCCCGTTATATGGACGTCACCCTGAAATAA